The Phycodurus eques isolate BA_2022a chromosome 17, UOR_Pequ_1.1, whole genome shotgun sequence nucleotide sequence gttaatttgaatcttgagatgcattaaaaaaatgttttactttatttgatatcttatgaaaaataaatggtaaatggactgcacttatatagcgctttatctacaccatcacagtgcccaaagcgctttacaaagcctcacattcacacacacattcatgaaccaatgggcgactgctgccatgcaaggcgctgccaagcccactgggagcaaattgcggttcagtgtcttgccccaaggacacttcgacatgcggacagtcgtagcagggattcgaacctgttctacctgtTGCGCCAAAGCCACCCTAAAATAaccccattggtatcgcaagacaagtccagatctgtgtgacagaccaccaaggactccactaaaagaggtttgatgaagatctgatattgtatttcaaagtaaaagtctctgaaaactgcatattttgctgtcattacccctgactgaaaaaatctgttcaatctttttaatgagttatcgcaacaccggtccagttcTGGGTGACACTACACCAGCCCAGGTCTCGAAcgaaagaggtcccatccaaatctgatgtggcatttcaaaataaaagtccactgaaacTTGTCGCCACCTTGTCGCATTGTCGCCACCTATAGGCAATCGTTCTTGCGACGCTGCGGTTCcccaaaaattgtaaaatgaaatataaaatcgCGAAATACAAACACAAGTCAAAATATATATGCAATTAGttagaataaaataagaaaacttgaactttattttgtctTCCATCCCACTTTTACATAGAGacccataaaaacaaaataacacatgGGACAATCACATAGGACACGGTATGCTATACATAAAGACAAATAAATTGGTTAACTGCATGGCAACCAGCGTTATATGTCCATGTATATTAATAATCACATTGGATATGGAAGATTAAATGAGATAGCACATACAAACATGTAAAATAAACCAGATTATGGAAAATTCAGGTGATACAGCAGTctgaaattattaaaaaataaataagatatGAATAAGAATGAAGGGGGAACTTAATGTGTACATTAACATTGACATTGGATGAAAAAGAAAGCATCAATCTCAACAAACAGGGAAATATGTAGGACACAAATAGAATAACGTAGTGGgccaaagtgttcatcaaatacgaggttttattccttaaaaaaaaaagttaaaaagtatgtctaatatttttgtcattcactctcacattatgcacagtttgcgTTTAAATATAAGAGGGGGcgacaaaaataacaacagaagCATTCAATTTAATTTGTGAGCTCAAAAGCATCCTCCTGTGCGAGCAGTCGTtggaagatttttttggggtacaGGAAAAAGCTTCTGCTCTGCTCCAGGTCCTGCGCGTTTATGATTCGCGTCACCAAAGCTTGCTGTATGGCCGGAGACTCGCAGGGGTGATGCCGCACGCCGTGACTCACGTTTCTGCCCGGCTCGATGACCAGAAGACCCTCTTTTGAAGCAAAGTCACCTGTTTTACGAGCTCCGCCGCGGGTCGTCTCATTGGATGTATCCGCTTGGCTCATGTTAAAGGACATCTCGCTGGAGCGGGTCCAGTTGGTCGTGCGGCCTGTCTCGGACGGGCGACGCTCCGGCGGTGATGGTGCGGTCTCCCGAATGTTCCTGTGAAGGTAGACGACGTAACCCTGCACCAGACGGTTTAAGGCCGTCTTATAGGACAGACGAAGAGACTCCGCTGAACCAAATGGCACAGAATGAAGACGAACCTGGTGAAACAATAAGCAAAGGTGCGCTATGAACCCCACGGGTCATGTCGTGCAGAAACATTTACATCattgaagagagaaaaaaaagaataatcgaAAAATAGTTCAAATAaagttttaagtaaaaaaaaaaaaaaaagtgttgggaATTGTCAgcccataaataaaataaaattaaagcaaaaaaaaaaaaccctacaagcaaataaataataaatacataaataaacattaacGCTACTATTATTGATATAATTGTCATCATCCTCATCGTCACCAAAATAATAAGAATGGTGATGTCCGGTcaaataaaaagattttttaaaaaaagacagctgaacatttttcacaataaagGTCAAagtaagaataaaaaataaaatacaatacaaataaagatggaaaaacaaaactgcaacaAGAATAATGACAATGCTAATGTATTTTTagttaaaaatattaataatagttAGTGcagtaaaataatgaaaacaaaaacacaggatgaagaaattacaataaaaattcaaaattgcTGATTTATAAACAAATGATTAATATAGAAAAGTAACCAATGAGGGTAAAAACAACCTAAAGAACAGTaacattatttacatttctAATTTCTGTACTAATaattaatgcattaaaaaataatttaaaaaatataaagtgtgataaaattatttatattccaAATATCTAAATACATAATTATTGCATGAAAAGATATGTAATCATTAAGTTAAAACACAGGAAATAATTAAACTTTATAGAGAAATAATgactacataaaaataaaaaaaaaacgttatttaagtttaaaaaagccaacatacagtaaatgtagttgaatttaaaatttaaaacccACTAATTATTAACCAGTAAGTATTAatgactattttaaaaaaatacagtaaatttgtATATCAAAGCCTAAAAACCCAAATAGCAAAACACAAGACaggaaatatatttccaaaaatgtttactGACCTGGTGGATTCTCATGTGGAGATGAAGTGCGGCTCCGGTCAACCACTGCTGCATGGACACTGAACTCATCCTCTTCTTATTGGTCATCCTCTGGTAATGGTCCAGCATTTCCAGTTTAAGCCAGTTGTCGTAGATCTCCGTGGTCTCGGCCATCATGTCCTGGTCGTTGGCGATGCCCGGGATCAGGTTCAGGTAGTTTTGTGCAATCCCGCCGATTCTCGAAGAGACTGCGATGCCAAAAATCTTCCCGGACGGGCATGTCAGAGGCGATTGGATAGCCTCTGCCGAACTGTTGCCTCTAAACTAACGgaggaataaaaacaaaacaaaaaaagaataaaatagacTTTATTGAAAGTCATGCTATAACGACGACTATAAAAAGAcagattatgatttttttttcttgaatgttTGACATGAAATCCGATGACACTTTTTCTGTTTTAGTTCAATTAGGAttagcaaaattatttttatttgctaaatgccagaatagtaagaaggatttttttttttacaaatatatataatagaaaatacagtcatgctcaaaaatattggcactcTTTGTTGTTTATCGCACGCTTGTTGTCTTTACCATAATTATACAAATGACTTCAAAATGACCTATATAAGCAGTAATGAGCAGTTATATCTACTTGTTGCGCAACGTGGTCCAGCAGCAAGGACAAAGCCAGCGCTACGACGCCGACCCCCCCGCGCGTGACCCTGCCGCCCCCGAGCTCTCGGTTGAGGCGCAGGCCGAACGCCGCTTGCTGCGCCTCGCTCAGGCTCCTCTGCAGCGAGGCGTACTGGTGCTGCAGCGCAGCCGACGAGTCCAGGCACAGGAAGGCGGTGAGAACCGGGTCCAGGGAGATGTCCGGGACCACGTTGGCGTCGCGGGCCGCCAGGAAGAGTTCCTGGACGGCGGCCTGCGAGGGAAGGCAGAGACTGGGGCCCAGCAGCATCATGGCCGCTCACCGCTTGTGTGCCTGCGTGAAAACAAGCTCGTGTTAGTCCACAGTATTTCTgaccttgtgtgtgtttactcACTGTCAAAATGACGTCAGTCATCGGAACATCACACAAGTGCAGTGGCAAACGgcggtgggaagtaaccaagcaCTAATACTCTGTTACTGTAGCCTACAAAGTGAAAATAATGTATTGTAACTTTGACCCATCACAGAGATGCTTTTGTTGACAAACCTGTAAAATCACCAAGTATGTAAAACGAGGCTTCCAAATCGCGAAAGATCACGTCGTACTCTCCGCTCACAAATGgtgaatgtgctgaaaccacgccccgcataactgtcaactgtcaatcaaatactatCGCGACTATGTGTGCGCTCACAGCCGataacgaggcgctctaaagcagccgcACCAGCCTGAAGCCCCAGTCCGCACGCTATGGCTTTCGAGTCgaacttaaaaaaagaataacaataaaatcGACCCCCCGCGCCCTTGCTATTCCCCGTGGCATGCATCCACTCACCGCCAACaccgaggcactctaaagcaggGGGAGATGCATGTAGAAAAAAACtagcaaatgtaaaatgtacttaaattgaatcagtacttttccCTTTACCAGTCTGTTTTATGCACGTTTCTCTACCAATACTGAACTACATCGTACTGATGCACAACTGTATCCATTATTACTACGATGAATATATTGTAAAAAGATCAGAGCACAACCAGTAACGGGTGTTATTTGCACAACGTTTGGTAATGCAATCAACTGTGTGTCAAATTTGCCATCTAAATCCAATCATCGatgttcaacaacaaaaataaaaatacaaataaataaaaagtctaccTTGACCTACCCCACTACAACAGGAATACATTGACTGTAAATCAATACTGCGCATGTGCAACAATCGgatttgggggagaaaaaagtcGTAgatttacgagaataaagtcatatttaaaaacgtCGCAATAATATGATAGTAAAGTAGTTAAAGGCAGTATTTTCGAGTGATAAAGGCGTACACAGGCGTAGCATAATACgacatttttcttcttaaaaatacacaagaaCTTTGCAAAAAAGACAACTACTCACGAATCACGTGATCTGGTCCTCCACTATCAATCATTACTGCGCATGCGTATACCGAAGCTGCCATTTTAGGGGAAAGAAATAAGGAAAACGGGAATAAAGTAGCATTTTCTCGAGAACAAAAGTATTTATGTATAGATCGTAGATTCGTGGTattttctgggggaaaaaaaatctccgtaatattacaagattacAGTCGAAATGCAATGACgacttaaaacaaaaagatgcgTTATTTTCTTAGCATTAGCACTTTCTATTCGTGGCACAATCCTGTATATTTCCTTCGTAAAACTACATGAGAGCTTTGcgtttcagaagaagaaaaaaacaaaacgaaagtCACTCGGCGATTCCGCCAATCACGTGACCTCCTGATCACAACATCCTGGTATTCCGGTACCTCGTGACGTCACGCCCCAATTCCCTCCCTGAGGTCTGATAGCTCATGGACCCAATAAAATAAGTACAATGGGGCATAGCTCGCTATATTCCGCATTCATAGGAGTACGCAATCCATTTCCGAGGATCGTCTTTTAAATTTGCCGCAATATCTCGAAGAAGAGTCTCCAAGAAGCTCGTCGTCGTGTCCCGCAAAGTTGGCCGCAATCGGAGCATAAAGAAGAGAACATCATCTGCATTTGGCCTTCAAAACATAACAGGTGACGAATTAACACAGTCGATTTTTTGGGGGTCAAGAATGTCGTTAAAGTGCACGGCTTGCCGTCCTCCTGGTCGTCCTCCGGTACTCCGGTTTAGCCGCAGCGTGCCGCTGACGTAAGCAACATGTCAGTAAACGTGTAATTGCAACGTAAACATGTTTACAGATGCTTCGATGCCCAAGTTAGAAATGCATGGAGGTCAATATAACACAATCACCACTGCATATTGTAGCAATCGTCAAATACCAGGAAAATGGGGACTCTTGTCGTTTAGTAGAGCATCTGTTTGGGAAATGTATAAATCTCCCTATTCCATATATACATAGaaatataatgtataaatacacactaaatacagtacaatagtaCAGTGCTTCACCGCTGTTTTTATATTCAGGCCAAATCAGTGATGGTATTGCATGTGGTGTGCATGTGGTGTCATGGAACTGTTAaattgagttgaggagcttcatttagacaaaactaGTCCTTTGCCGCCGTCTATATGCAGttacagtacaatattacatttttattttttttgtgatgggaCATCAATGTTACTTGGAGTCTGTGGGTCTGTCAATAGCGCATCTAACTGCAGATCAGAAGGTTGCGTTTTCAAATCACGTCGGGTTTACGTAGTTCCCCCGCCCCTGCCCTTTTGTGTGCTCGCAGAATtatactttttcacacacacaaaaaaacaaaaaaaaaaacaacaacatatatttatttatttatttatttatttttacagtatgaGTCAGAAGACAGAGCGTCGCGGCATCCACGTGGACCAGTCGGAGCTGCTGTGCAAAAAGGGATGCGGCTACTATGGTAATGCCGCCTGGCAAGGACTATGCTCCAAGTGTTGGAGGGAGGAGTACCAACGGGTGCGCCAGAAGCAGATCCAGGACGACTGGGCCTTGGCCGAAAAGTAGGacttattgtaaaaaaaaaaaaaaaaaaaaattaaaaaaacatatatatatatatatatatatatatatacaccattTCCTCAAAGTAACTGTACTGCACCTCCAATCCTTTAGGTGCcgctagttaaaaaaaaaaaaagattacttttTACCATATGACAACGATAGTGGAAGTTACTAAACTAGAGAATATTTATTAGAGGTAAGGCGTTCGGGAGAGCAGAAGCCTTTAGttgaaatacataaaaatgtatttcaattttttttttatatatgtggACTGCTATTATTAATAATCATATGatacatttattatatattatattttttgaaatgcaaaacaaatatttgtggattgtgtatgtattttcttcatattattatatttaaaaaaaaatggtggattGTTAtgttatattaattatattatatttaatatattgtttCTATTGTGACAttattaatttttcaaaaaagtaatTTGGAGAACAGTACTTagtaattattattgtatattattaCAGCAGTATGTAGTGATCTTTTATCTGTAGTAGTTTTtactgagtattttttttaatttaaaatttgcattatatattacaatatataatTTGTATTAGTTATTATGTCTATTTAATAATGATGTTAAACTGTGTCACTTTGGTCACGCTACACGAGTTGAAGTTAAATACAGTCAACTAGTggtatgatgtcatttttatatatttttttactttccctttCGTTAATTTAAGGTGAGGTGTGAATTTTTTCTGCATTATGTCTGTGGAAATTCGGTCGTTAGTGACGTAAGTTGCGCTCTGTCCCTCTCCGAGGTTGCAGCGTGAGGAGGAGGCGGCCGCGTACGCCAGCAGTCACGGCGCGCCAGCCCAGGCGCAGGccacgccgccgccgtcgcACCCGTCCCAGTCCTCGCTCGGAGCCTTTTCCAAGTTCGAGGAGAAGAAAACCAACGAGAAGACGCGCAAAGTGACGACCGTCAAGAAGTTCTTCAGCCCGTCGTCGCGCACCGCTTCCAAGAAAGGTGCGGGTGGAACGAACTGGGACAAAATGCAAGGGAAAACTTTAAATCGGATGAAGCGGGAATTGCTTAATTCATCAATAATTGATGAGGTAATTAATTGGAAACAATAGGCCACAGGGTattttgccacccggaagtcCGTGTGACATCATGGTGAAATGTTCTATAGTGACAAGGAGATAGCAAGAAGGCAAAGTCCACACGCTTCGTCCACAGATAATGGAGCAATCGGAATCTAAGTCTCAAACCAGGACGGGAAAtgtttcttgactttttttttttttttttcatccctcaCCAGACTCACCGGAGGTGAAGACGAGCAGCCCCTCCACGGGCCGCCATGCCAGCTTCGACTCGGACCAGGTGTCCAAGGACTTCATGGAGTTCCTGAAGAACCTGCAGCGGCCCGGCCGGGAGATCCACAAGCAGTGCCGCAGCTTCCTGCTCAGCGTGTCCGGCAAGAAGGTGACCACCGCGCAATGAGTCATTGATAATAGGCCTGCATGTGGAATTGGGGTGTGTCAACTAACATGTCTGACATGCTGCAAacacattccataaacatgGTTGACGCACTATAACACATTCCACAAACGTGGTGGACATGTTGCAACCCATTCCACAAATATATGCGATACGCTCATCTTATGTTGATTTGTTTCAGGAACTGAGCGCAGAAGAAGTGTCGGAGTGCGTTCAGGACTTCTATCAGGGCCTGGCGGAGCGCTTGATGGGGCACTTCAAAGGTGGGGCGGAGAAGACATCTTCTCATTCCGGACAGCAGCAATAGGACGAACGCGGCGACTGTTACGTTCGTGCAGGTTCCTCCGAGGCAGTGGAGCAGGTGATGGACCAGGTGGAGAAGTACATCATGACTCGTCTGTACAAAAGCGTCTTCTGCCCAGAGACCACCGACGACGAGAAGAAGGACTTGGCCATGCAGAACAGGATCAGGTGGGTGTCCCGCGTGTTGGGTTTTTGCTTATGTTGCCTCAATGCTTGTTTATTGTTTGGCTCGCAGAGCTCTCCACTGGGTGAACATCCACATGCTTTGTGTGCCCATGGATGAGGAGATTCCTGAAGCCTCAGAGAACGTGGTCAAAGCCATCACGGGTAACTTCCCCTTAGTCTTATTCGAAATCTGCTGTCCGTATTTCCTCCAATAAGGGCCTCATCTGTAatacctgttttttttaaacgcctGCTATACTTTCTATTACGATGGTCTGCAACCACGTATTTCTAACCACCGATCCAGACATCATCGAGATGGACTCAAAGAAGGTTCCCCGGGACAAGCTTGCGTGCGTGACGCGCTGCAGCAAGCACATCTTCGCCGCCATCGGCAGCACCAAGAGCGAGCCGGCGTCGGCCGACGACTTCCTGCCCGCGCTCATCTACATCGTCCTCAAGGCCAACCCGCCGAGACTGCAGTCCAACATGCAGTACATCACACGCTTCTGCAACCCCAGCAGGCTGATGACCGGCGAAGACGGATACTACTTCACTAACCTGGTCGGCTTTCCTTCCGTACTGCTTTGAATGAATTGCACAACAGAACAACAGCGCGTTACGAGGGCCGCAACTTCACGAGTTTTTCTAGTCATGAGCTGTAAGCTAAAAATTGTCATTTGAAGCGAGTGATacaattttaattgatgttaggattatgaggcgggggggtttggaaaaaaaaaaattcactatAAGGGGCCCCCATAAAACCCTGGTTTCACATACGTAAATAAACAAGCCCAAAAAAATCAGGTAATGAAcgtgatgtgatttgaacatgCAACCTTCTGATCTACTGTTGCGCCACAGTCTGTTGCCTAGAGACAGAGCAGACGACAGCTGACAAGTTGGCGAGTGGAGCAAATGAAAGAGCCTGCAATTAACACAATTAGAAACTGTTTAGACGCTCCACAAACATGGTGGACAGGTTGCAACACACTCCACAAATATGGCTGACATGATGTAATATTCAATCGAATTTGTTTTGCACTTTTCTTAATAGttaaaatgcttattgagtATTCACGCCATCAACATGGTGGATAGGTTGCAACACGCTCTACATATATGGCAACCATGCTGCAACACACTCCGCatactgtaaaaagaaaaatccacaaacatggtggaaattatgttaaaaaaaaaaaactaaaaaaacatggctgacttgatgtaaaaaaataaataataataaaagaattcCATGAACATGATGCAACAAACTCCAGAAACACAGCGGACATgatgtaataaataaacaaaatccaCAAACGTCATGGACATAATGTAAAAAGAATTCCTCAGACATGGTGGGAATGAAGtaaaaaaactgtaaacaaaaaataatccacagacACTGGggacactgtaaaaaaaaaaaaaaaaaaaaagtttgatggACATGATGCAAAAAAATCCTCAAACATGTCAGatatggtgtaaaaaaaaaaatccacaaacgTGTATAtgatgtaaaaaacaaacaaacaaacattggggacacaatgtaaaaaaaaaaaataatctacaaAGACGGCAGACATCATGGAACAAGCTCCACAAAGATGGCGTACTGAGATCAGGTTCTCCCAAGTGTCCCAAAGCGTAAACGTGCgccttgttgtttttgtccagtGCTGCGCGGCGGCCTTTATCGAGAAGCTGGACGCCCAGTCCCTCAACCTCACTCCGGAGGAGTTCCAGTCCTACATGTCGGGCCACGCCTCGCCGCACTCCGACCGGAACCGCCCCTCCGCCCAGGACTCCCAGCCGGACCCCCCGGCCCCCAACCCCGCGCTGGCCCAGCTCCAGCGTAACCTGGACCTCCTGTCGGGCCTGAGCAGGCGCCAGGAGACGCTGACGGAGGCGGCCCGCAGGCTTCGGGCCGAGCTGCTGTCCTGGCCCGACAGCGTGCGGCGGGAGGTGCAGGACGCCCTGGAGAAACACCCGCTGAACGTGAGCCGGCCTGCCGTGGCCGCCGCCGACAACGCCGACCCCGACCTGCTCCCCGAGCCTCTCGCGCCACAGGTGTTTGCTGGGTAATGGAGTCCAAACATTACACTCCCGCTTGGAAATGTCCTCACATTACAGTTTATTAGCCTTTTAGGGTTTAATGATTAACTCCACTACACGTGCTGTAGCCTCACTCTAAACTGCACACACTTGAACGCGGGATTGCGCTAacgctgccattttttttttttttaattgattatattttttcacTTATTTAACTTTGAGCTGCATttaaattttgtaatttttatttgttttgggagggggggaggtATCTTTACAAAGGGCCACATTATTACGTACATCTTTGCAGGGAacgatccaatacaagagctgtataaaaaaaagtagtgttaattcattttaaaaatccatttgcTAAAAAGGTGTCATTACAATGAACACAGTGTTCAAATGTTTCAgaaaatctgtttaaaaaaaaaaaaacatactttggTGTCTATTTTGCTAAAGAAGGCtacaaacaattaaattaaacatattgttaaatttgaaaattgtgcctttaaaaagcatgtttcaaattttttttatggcagtttttttttttaaaacttgcgtTGACCAATGTTTGTTTATGATACTGTAGTGCTTGTTACCTTATTTAGCAAAAGAGACTAAAAAGTATGTGCATGATtccatattttgtttcatttgctcAATAAGTCCAGTATTCCATTTTGAATGGTAGaattttttaaagattaatttactttttctctatgtttaatatattgtttgttggtatatttagcaaaaaaaaaataggacaacCCACATACAAaaagtatttatattttaaaaaataaataaatagatttttaaaaaagctgatTTTTCAAACATGAAATGACCAATGTGGTTATTGTAGTATTCCCCAGCCCCCCTTAtttaataaaagaaacaaataataaaaaaaagaacatactttttgtttcttttgctaAATAAGACAAGAAAGGCGATGATAAACGTTCATCATAGCCTTtcaacatactttttaaaggcagaattttaaaAGATGAATTTAACATGTTTATCATAGCGTTTATTGTCTCATTTACAACAGTAGTTCTCagactttttacaccaagtactaccTAAAACTATACTCTCCAAGGACCATCATTatgaccaatattaaaatacagtagggtAGTAATTTTAGtcctcaaaagtatttttaatattattgtaattcactgtaacattatgcgcaATTTGATGGCCTAAATATAgggaaatgggaaaaaaacagtacttAATTTTCTCTTATACtgttttgcataccactagagggaaccAGTTTGAGAACGACTGATTTCTGAAAAGACGAtaaattttcatccattttctgaaccgcttatcctcagtagggtcgccggcgtgctatCTGCCTTTACAAGTATGTTGTTTATCCTATTTTGAGGTGTCTTTTGATGAATAAGTAGACAAACAACACTACAATAGACGTTCGGGTAAatgtatctttgtaaaggcagatcttttttttgtaaggtcAGTCAGTGTACCCATTGAGAGTTGACTGCAAAAATGTCATGGCATTTAACACATGTAATACTAtttaaacttgacttgactgtACTGTGCGTGTATTTACATTGGCATTAAACACTGCAGTATTAGAATTGACGCGAATGAAAATGctgtaaaatagattttttttaaaaaatgtaattaaacaaagaaaaaggacCTTTAAACATGGATCCCGGGTGTGGTTTCTTCAATACACAATAACACAGCTTCACAAAACACATATGCAAGTAACAGAGtatttattattagttattatcATACTGTTAGGTGAAGCGtgagtttttgtttggtttttttttcgaGAGGTTTAAGGGTTTGGGGTTTTAACTGCAACAGCGACGAGCTCTCTTCTCTGATGTGCAAAAAAGTGTGAAgaagctttatttttattgttttttttttttgaaagggcAGGTCAAAGTCATGGCTTTCCGCAGGAAGTGTCGAGTATGTGGAACGTTCCGCAAGCAGCTGGTGGGAGGGGCGCAGAGAgagaagggtggggggggggggcttaaaaGTACGAGCTTGTCATTGGTTTTCCAAAGTGGAGATTGCGTGTGCGTCTCCTCTACCGCCGGACAcaagaaataaaacacaccATACAGGATTAATTCATGTTTGTACATGCTAAAACACTCATGGGACACGTCATTAGGCACACCAGCACAGTCTTAATTGGATCCAATATGAGAAATTAAGTCACAATTGATAACTTTACAGTCACAACAAATCAGGTGGAAGCCTTTGACCAAATATGGTcagtttatattttttcacaaattaataCTATTAGTCAGTCCCAacatgggtctgttatttttacaaattattgatgaatctaaaatattaa carries:
- the rabgef1 gene encoding rab5 GDP/GTP exchange factor isoform X1; protein product: MSQKTERRGIHVDQSELLCKKGCGYYGNAAWQGLCSKCWREEYQRVRQKQIQDDWALAEKLQREEEAAAYASSHGAPAQAQATPPPSHPSQSSLGAFSKFEEKKTNEKTRKVTTVKKFFSPSSRTASKKDSPEVKTSSPSTGRHASFDSDQVSKDFMEFLKNLQRPGREIHKQCRSFLLSVSGKKELSAEEVSECVQDFYQGLAERLMGHFKGSSEAVEQVMDQVEKYIMTRLYKSVFCPETTDDEKKDLAMQNRIRALHWVNIHMLCVPMDEEIPEASENVVKAITDIIEMDSKKVPRDKLACVTRCSKHIFAAIGSTKSEPASADDFLPALIYIVLKANPPRLQSNMQYITRFCNPSRLMTGEDGYYFTNLCCAAAFIEKLDAQSLNLTPEEFQSYMSGHASPHSDRNRPSAQDSQPDPPAPNPALAQLQRNLDLLSGLSRRQETLTEAARRLRAELLSWPDSVRREVQDALEKHPLNVSRPAVAAADNADPDLLPEPLAPQVFAG
- the LOC133415717 gene encoding uncharacterized protein LOC133415717, which produces MMLLGPSLCLPSQAAVQELFLAARDANVVPDISLDPVLTAFLCLDSSAALQHQYASLQRSLSEAQQAAFGLRLNRELGGGRVTRGGVGVVALALSLLLDHVAQQFRGNSSAEAIQSPLTCPSGKIFGIAVSSRIGGIAQNYLNLIPGIANDQDMMAETTEIYDNWLKLEMLDHYQRMTNKKRMSSVSMQQWLTGAALHLHMRIHQVRLHSVPFGSAESLRLSYKTALNRLVQGYVVYLHRNIRETAPSPPERRPSETGRTTNWTRSSEMSFNMSQADTSNETTRGGARKTGDFASKEGLLVIEPGRNVSHGVRHHPCESPAIQQALVTRIINAQDLEQSRSFFLYPKKIFQRLLAQEDAFELTN
- the rabgef1 gene encoding rab5 GDP/GTP exchange factor isoform X2 codes for the protein MLQVLEGGVPTGAPEADPGRLGLGRKREEEAAAYASSHGAPAQAQATPPPSHPSQSSLGAFSKFEEKKTNEKTRKVTTVKKFFSPSSRTASKKDSPEVKTSSPSTGRHASFDSDQVSKDFMEFLKNLQRPGREIHKQCRSFLLSVSGKKELSAEEVSECVQDFYQGLAERLMGHFKGSSEAVEQVMDQVEKYIMTRLYKSVFCPETTDDEKKDLAMQNRIRALHWVNIHMLCVPMDEEIPEASENVVKAITDIIEMDSKKVPRDKLACVTRCSKHIFAAIGSTKSEPASADDFLPALIYIVLKANPPRLQSNMQYITRFCNPSRLMTGEDGYYFTNLCCAAAFIEKLDAQSLNLTPEEFQSYMSGHASPHSDRNRPSAQDSQPDPPAPNPALAQLQRNLDLLSGLSRRQETLTEAARRLRAELLSWPDSVRREVQDALEKHPLNVSRPAVAAADNADPDLLPEPLAPQVFAG